GATCTGTTGTTCTATCCCTTCCAGTTGTTGGTTCggtattttctaaaattaaataatagaaaaatcgaattggttttaaaaaggaaaacggAAAACATTGCAACTATTAAAATTGTGTAATTTTCAGTCCCAATTATTCACATAACTCACCAATTGTTGTAGAATGTTCGGTAGGCTTGTGCTCAGTAGGAGTCAGTGTTTTATTCTCCACAACAAGAGTTGTTGGGCAGTCGTCGGTTGGCGCCTTTGAAGGTTctggaaaatcttttttcgatCCCAAAGCAAACGATTGAAACACTATTCAATAACTCTCATATACTAGGTTTCAGGATTCACGATAACATATTTTCATTTAGAAAACTAGTGTAATAGATTATACCGAGTGTTGCGGGTTTCTCTGTGTAGTGAATTTCAGGTGTTGTTTCAGCATGCGTTGAAGTAGTTTGAGTTTCATTTATTGAAGTAGTTGAATCCGAAGGtgctgaaaagaaaacaaattagtTAGTTTTGCAGCAtatgaaattagtttttgaaacgtAATAATCACACAGtatatcaaaatttacaaaaaactgttcCCCGTATTCCTACCGAACGGCTCTGCTGTACTACTATTTTCCGAAGTAGTGAATGGCTCAGAAGATGACACTTGAGGTGTAGTAGTATCTATTTCTGTAAAAtctaaatattcaaatagGTTTATTATTAACGGTTTACCAGCTGGAGAAGTAGCACACGGCGTCGTTGGGATATTTTGTTTCGGTGTGGaatgttttctttcaataaaCGGTGTGACATGTGAATCATCACTCAAATCTGCTTCAAGGATTTCACATGGAACTTGTGTAATGACTGAAAAGAAAGCATCTCTCACTGATatttaattcagttttttgaacgATATTAACTTACAGTGATTTTCTGTGACCGGTTCAATTGTTATAGGCGCGGGAGCAGAAAAAACTGCagcaaaaacacaaaaaataaccaaaagtCTACTCATGATATCGCAATGAATATTACCAAAACAGTTGTATGAATGAGGCAACTCAAgctttttgtatgaaaaagaGAGCGGAAGTTCTTATCAAAAGGCGTATTCATGTCTCAACTCGGCAGTACACGGACAagcagttttcaaaacaaacaaaaataactttttttatttaaaaatactaTACTGTTGTGTGATTTACTGTTTCATCATTACATTAGTGGAGTGTATTAGTGACTGTCCTCCTAAGAAGTCTCTATTAGTGTAGAATCCTTTTTTGCTGCGAGACCTACCGCTGTTTTTCTGctaatttctgagaaaatgttCAGATTAATATGAAACAAGTAAATCAACATGTGGAACTCTAAACTGCTCGACGAAATTTCACAGTCTAACATTCAAAATACAACCGATTAAACATGCACAACAATATAATAAACATGAAGCAGCTGAAGCAAAAATGTTATCAACCAAGATCTTGTGAAGCCAGGAAAAGAAGCTATGCTGAgactaaaaatagtttttaaaataaaacgaaattagttcaaataatattcaaaaagatGTTCAAG
This is a stretch of genomic DNA from Caenorhabditis elegans chromosome V. It encodes these proteins:
- the Y57E12B.4 gene encoding Flocculation protein FLO11-like (Confirmed by transcript evidence), translating into MSRLLVIFCVFAAVFSAPAPITIEPVTENHFITQVPCEILEADLSDDSHVTPFIERKHSTPKQNIPTTPCATSPAEIDTTTPQVSSSEPFTTSENSSTAEPFAPSDSTTSINETQTTSTHAETTPEIHYTEKPATLEPSKAPTDDCPTTLVVENKTLTPTEHKPTEHSTTIENTEPTTGRDRTTDPVISDKTETPSTNFSTVAENTASSTPIYITKVPTTFERSEPTMGTEATTDPVFPDKTTNFATVSEHSRSSTPNYITEHPTTFESSTESTDDPTPDVTPVVFVQTTKVQELTTQTSNGVPLLLSTAIWAIVMWL